Proteins encoded together in one Triticum dicoccoides isolate Atlit2015 ecotype Zavitan chromosome 7B, WEW_v2.0, whole genome shotgun sequence window:
- the LOC119341087 gene encoding ras-related protein Rab5-like, producing MMAPNPSTVIQAKLVLLGDLGAGKTSIVVRFAKGLYYECQESTIGAAFFSQALPVSGAGGGEDATVRFDIWDTAGQERYHSLAPMYYRGAAAAVVVYDITSTDSYTRAKRWVDELQRQGNPHLVMALVGNKVDLEKKRKVGTQEALEYAERNGLFFMETSAKTAQNVGELFYELAERLVKVRPNHPAGMVLHEGQPGVGGRWFCCSG from the exons ATGATGGCGCCGAATCCGAGCACCGTCATCCAGGCCAAGCTG GTGCTGCTGGGGGACCTGGGCGCCGGGAAGACCAGCATCGTCGTCCGGTTCGCCAAGGGGCTCTACTACGAGTGCCAGGAGTCGACCATCGGGGCGGCCTTCTTCTCGCAGGCGCTGCCCGTGAgtggcgccggcggcggcgaggacgcCACCGTCAGGTTCGACATCTGGGACACCGCCGGGCAGGAGCGCTACCACAGCCTCGCCCCCATGTACTaccgcggcgccgccgccgccgtcgtcgtctacGACATCACTAGCACG GATTCGTACACCCGAGCGAAGAGGTGGGTCGACGAGCTTCAGAGACAAG GGAACCCACATCTGGTGATGGCGTTAGTGGGCAACAAGGTCGATCTGGAAAAGAAGAGGAAGGTTGGCACACAG GAGGCGCTGGAGTACGCGGAGCGGAACGGCCTCTTCTTCATGGAGACGTCGGCCAAGACGGCGCAGAACGTCGGCGAGCTCTTCTACGAGCTAG CCGAGAGACTGGTGAAGGTGCGGCCGAACCATCCAGCCGGGATGGTCCTGCACGAGGGCCAGCCCGGCGTCGGGGGACGGtggttctgctgctccgggtga
- the LOC119335944 gene encoding uncharacterized protein LOC119335944: MFDGLINSKFYNRCKHAFKCTRTRLVVIRRKKQAMIGFLKKDVADLLANGLDIHAFGRMDALIMEMNHASCYDMIEQYCDFLGKQLNSLQKQRDCPQEAMEAVSTLIFATARFPDLPELCDLRHIFTERYGGSLEPFVSLEFIRKLESELFTDEEKFQVMQSVAEESSVGFDMRALEIKLWAARESEDDLLEKDSMEKGELAVPLPIQQNDDGRLNDNTGRKNSDKSHGKEQLEKSVSPLDLKRENAQKDDNTRRWHADKADGKEHLEKSVSPLQTEREEAQRRVQKLKKKDARPSEKELMEAVELDINGLPKQGSGSVKFPETESNRIVPPIVKPKETKKEHGVEKENNRGLGYHHRSPIPGRPDYTRRHANLGCKALGLQNQGPTSLNASSGKTTNRPPPISNPNGAKGRDCDEKEEGNSCLRGRPQHLEDLRHTVQNGQRAPHKVANVQPPYVKPKLGMQPVKDDPARPIDSNCNMSERTDRLADKDVLRPVSVRRRPAAPAFDEAPNGEKVTSQKGNSHMIQPSKHKGASATDGYDRKGNGVGNGRNVERTPSGRPSHSGMRNGVLYDDDYDGSMQQPKAGEAETAIDFGNLLPRAANGHHRLNSRNTDVHGGDPDEEERMMDKLLMHYSKKGSGTDETKTTVETSRTANCHGAQTHYQQNGSVHTPGRAVSLPPESMSPGEAAKVPARSTSMRSDCPGGVRVHPKMPDFEELAARVMALRNA; encoded by the exons ATGTTCGACGGCCTCATCAACTCCAAGTTCTACAACCGATG CAAGCACGCCTTCAAATGCACCCGGACGCGGCTGGTCGTCATACGGCGGAAGAAGCAGGCCATGATCGGCTTCCTCAAGAAGGACGTCGCCGACCTCCTCGCCAACGGCCTCGACATCCATGCCTTCGGACGG ATGGATGCGCTGATAATGGAGATGAACCATGCTTCGTGCTATGACATGATTGAGCAATACTGCGATTTCCTTGGAAAACAACTCAACAGCCTGCAGAAACAGAG GGATTGCCCCCAGGAAGCCATGGAGGCCGTGTCAACTCTGATTTTTGCTACTGCtcggttcccagacttgcctgaaCTGTGTGACTTAAGGCATATATTCACAGAAAGATATGGTGGTTCCCTTGAGCCTTTTGTTAGCCTGGAG TTTATCCGGAAACTTGAGTCTGAATTATTTACAGATGAGGAAAAGTTTCAAGTAATGCAAAGTGTTGCTGAAGAATCCTCAGTTGGTTTTGACATGAGGGCATTGGAAATCAAGTTGTGGGCTGCACGGGAGTCGGAAGAT GATCTTCTCGAAAAGGATTCAATGGAAAAGGGTGAACTGGCAGTGCCTTTGCCCATCCAGCAGAACGATGATGGTCGGTtaaatgataatactggaaggaaaAATTCTGATAAATCTCATGGTAAGGAACAGTTGGAGAAATCAGTTTCTCCTTTGGACTTGAAAAGAGAGAACGCTCAGAAAGATGATAATACCAGAAGGTGGCATGCTGACAAAGCTGATGGTAAGGAACATTTGGAGAAATCAGTATCTCCTCTGCAAACGGAAAGAGAGGAAGCTCAAAGGCGAGTTCAGAAACTGAAGAAAAAAGATGCCCGCCCTTCCGAGAAGGAGCTGATGGAAGCTGTGGAGCTAGATATCAATGGCCTACCGAAACAAGGATCTGGTTCGGTGAAATTTCCTGAGACAGAAAGCAACAGAATAGTTCCACCAATTGTGAagccaaaagaaacaaagaaagaacatggtgttgaaaaaGAGAATAACAGGGGGCTTGGCTATCACCACCGATCACCCATACCTGGCCGTCCTGATTATACCAGAAGACATGCAAACTTAGGGTGCAAAGCTCTTGGCCTGCAGAATCAAGGGCCTACTTCACTGAATGCTTCAAGTGGTAAAACTACAAACAGGCCCCCTCCTATTTCCAATCCGAATGGAGCGAAGGGAAGGGATTGTGATGAAAAAGAAGAGGGCAACAGTTGCTTGCGTGGCAGACCACAGCACTTGGAAGATCTCAGACACACGGTGCAAAATGGACAGCGAGCGCCACACAAGGTGGCTAATGTGCAGCCTCCTTATGTCAAACCTAAGCTTGGCATGCAGCCTGTGAAGGATGATCCTGCAAGACCAATTGACAGCAACTGCAATATGAGTGAACGGACAGATCGCTTGGCTGACAAAGATGTGCTTCGGCCTGTTTCTGTTAGAAGGAGGCCAGCAGCACCTGCTTTTGATGAGGCACCTAACGGTGAAAAGGTCACAAGCCAAAAGGGCAACAGTCACATGATACAACCAAGCAAACACAAGGGTGCTAGTGCTACCGATGGCTATgaccggaagggcaatggtgttggtaATGGCAGGAATGTTGAGAGAACTCCTAGTGGTCGACCAAGTCACTCAGGCATGAGAAACGGGGTTCTGTATGACGATGACTACGATGGATCCATGCAGCAGCCTAAAGCAGGTGAAGCTGAGACTGCTATTGACTTTGGTAATCTGTTGCCTCGGGCTGCAAACGGTCATCATCGACTCAATAGCAGGAACACTGATGTGCATGGCGGAGATCCCGATgaggaggagaggatgatggaCAAGCTTCTGATGCATTATAGCAAGAAAGGTTCAGGTACAGATGAAACCAAAACAACAGTAGAAACCAGCAGAACTGCTAACTGTCATGGAGCCCAAACACATTATCAGCAAAACGGTTCTGTGCACACTCCAGGAAGAGCAGTCTCGCTACCGCCCGAGTCCATGAGCCCGGGTGAAGCTGCCAAGGTTCCTGCTCGGTCCACCTCAATGCGGTCAGACTGTCCTGGGGGTGTGCGCGTGCACCCAAAGATGCCGGACTTTGAGGAACTGGCTGCCCGTGTCATGGCCCTGAGGAATGCTTGA